Below is a genomic region from Heliangelus exortis unplaced genomic scaffold, bHelExo1.hap1 Scaffold_90, whole genome shotgun sequence.
CAAATCCCGCCAGatccccaaaatcccccaacTAATTCCCCAAAACTCCAACTAATACCCCAATAAATCCCAACAAATCCCTCCAAAATCCCCTCTACACCCCCCAAGTCCCCTCTAGactcccccaagccccccaaGGATCCCCCCAGGACTCACCCCGATActcagagaaggagagggagaagatcAGAGCCTCTCCCAGGACACTGAAGAGGAGGCGGCTCCCATCGGGGCTCCAGCACCCAGTCTGGGGAACAAGGAGCCACCAACCCCCCCACtgagcccagggctgggaggggagggttTGGGGACCCCCCAAAAACAGGGAGATTTGGAGGACaggggtggttttgggggtcCCCCCAGGCTCTGTCCTACCTGGCAGCGTCCCTTGATCGTTGGCCACCGCTCACATGTCCACATCTGAGCTTCCCACACCCTGGGGGGGGGACCAGGGGGACAAAATTCATTCCCTGTGCCCACCCCCTTCTTCTCCACTTCCCAAAGTAGGGAGAAGAACCAGAAATCCTGCTCTGGGAGGAAAcgaaaatgggaagaaatgcTGAGAGGGAAGAAATCCTGGATTTGGAGCTCACCGGAAGACAGCAGAGGGGGTGGCTGCAAGAACCTTGCTGCCATCGGGTGACCAGGACAAGAAGGTGACACCACCACCTCCAAACCACTGGAGCTGGACACAGTTTTCAGTGGACACATCCCACacctggaaaaggggagaaagagaaggacaATGGGATAAGGAAGAAGTTGGATCAGGGGATGGAGTGTTCCCTAAGTCAGGGGGGAAGGGAGtgtggagctgcctgggagtAGGAATGGTCTGGAGAGGGGTCTGGAGAggctggatccatgggatgaggGTCTGGAGAGGCTGGATCTATGCGGTGAGGGATCTGGAGAGGATGAATCTATGGGATGAGGAtctggacaggatggatccatgggatgaggGTCTGGAGAGGTTGGAACCATGGGATGAGGCCAATACTCTGAGGTCCAAGcaggccaagtgccaggtcctgctcCTGGGTGACACCAACCCCAGGCAAAGCTCCAAGACTGggacagagcagctggagaggacatggaggggctggagagtgtccagagatggggaagggagatggggaaggggctggagaagatggagaggggctggaaaatatggagaggggctggaggacatggagaaggggatggagaacatggagaggGGATGAAGAAcatggagaaggctctggagaacatggagaaggctctggagaacatggagaaggtgatggagaacatggagaaggtgATGGAGAAGCTGTGAGGAACCcctgagggccctgggggtgttgatcctggagcagaggaggctgaggggagaccttctggctctgccatcccctgagaggaggttggagccaggaggggtcgggctctgctcccaaggaacaagggatgggccaagaggaacgGCCTggagtggtgccaggggaggtttgggttggagctTGGGGACAATTTCTCCCCTTTTGGGCTGTCAGGGCCTCGGCTGGggtccccatcatccctggaggggtctCCAAGCCCTGGGTGGGGGTgtcctgggcagggatggagaagggttGGGACTCCAGGACCTTCAGGGGCTTCTCCATCCAGCACCAGATCTCAAAGCTCCAAATTCCAATTCTGGAGCTGCCTGAGGAATCTGTGTcgtcccccccagcccctccttccCTGGTGTCCCCAAGGCAGCACCCAGGGGGGGGTCTCACCAGCATGGCTGTGTCCATGGGTGACGCTGAGAGCAAACGGTCCCCACTGGGAGCCCAGGCCAGGGTGGTGACAGGGCTGTGCCCGGGGTGGGACAACACCTGAGCACAACCTGAGGAaggtctggagaaaaagagagacccccccaaccccccaccccagcGTCATGGTTGGTGGCAGGAAGGgttgtcccctgtccctggaGGCTCAGTAAGGAGGGAGGTGGGGTTGTCACCTGgtggagagggaggtggggTCCAAGTGCCACACAAGGACACAGCTCTGACAGGCAACAGCCAAGATGGAGGCACAAAGGGGCTTCCAGGCCATGGCAGCCACGTTCCTCTGCAGGCGATGCTTCAGGGAGGGGAtggtggcactgccaggggGGGAGAAGGTGACAAAAAGGACCATGGGGGACCCGAAACATCAGAGCACCTGTGGCCCATCTCCCTGTGACCTCTCTGACCACGCTGGGCACCTCCAAGTGGAGATTTGGTATGTCCTCTCCCCAGTTGTCACCCTGCTTCCCGGGGCGAGGGGACCCCAGGCAGGTGACAGCGTGCAGTGAGCCAAAGCCACACCTGGTGGCATCAAGTGCCATGTCCTGGGttgtccccagcccagccccggggTGGGAGGTGGCACTTGCTGGTTTGAAGTCCCAGCTTGGGGACAGAGATTGAGTGGGGGGAGAGCAgcgggggggctgcaggagccgCCGATGGAGTCTTCTCCTGAGGAGGGCTCTGAACACcccaggggaaggaggagaccTGGAGGAGAGAGTTGAGGGACTCAAAAATGTCCCCAAGAAACTGCTCTGCccacccaggagcagggagggcacagaaagaaaaaatattgaaacaaaTCCCCAAGTTTGGAGAAGCTCTCAAGACCTTCTCGAGATGTTCTGGAGAGCAAAGCCCTTGGTGggtgggagagagggggaggaggactcaaaaatgtccccaagaaactgctctgcccacccaggagcagggaggggacagaaaataaaaatattgaaacaaaTCCCCAAGTTTGGAGAAGCTCTCAAGACCTTCTCGAGATGTGCTGGAGAGCAAAGCCCTGAGAGGTTGAAAGAACCCttggtgggtgggtgggtgagaTAGGGGAATGGGGGGGCAAGGGGTGTGTGGGGACACCCCTTGAGGAGCAGTGTCACCCAGGGGTGGCCTCCAGGGCTCAGCCCTCACCTGGTGGAGTTGTAGACTCGGATGGAATCATCCAAGAGAGCCACAGCAAATTTACTGGTGTGGGGGTGCCAGGAGAAGGCTCTGATGGTGCAGTTGGTCCTGGAGGGAcagagcagggggaggggacaccAATTGTCCAAGCCCTGAAGGTCCCTTCTTGATTTCCCACCCCCCCACAGCTGGAGTATTTGCTGACAGCTCCCAAACCCCAAGGTGACCCCAGCCCACAGCCCCCCCAACCCCTTTGCTCAGCTTTTAACCACCACCCCCACTGCTCCCAGTACTCACCAGTCCACAGCCTGGGAGAAGGCAGCAATCATGTCCTCACTGGTCAGCTGCAGGGGACAAGGGGTGACACTGAGGCACCAGTGACCCCCTGGACCCACactcccccttttctctcccccacttctccaaacccttctccatgttctccaaacccttctccaAATCTTCTCCATACCTTCTTCCATGTTCTCCATCCTTCTCCACGTCCCCCATCCCTTCTCCATGTCCTTCATCCCTTCTCCATGTCCTCCAAACCTTCTCCATgtcctccatcccctcctccatGTCCTTCatcccttctccatgttctccaaaccttctccacgttctccagcccctccctTGACCTTCCCCAGATCCCATTCTCCCCCCCTTGCTGATGGAAACCAACATCTTGTAGGGGGGCACCACCACCAGGACCATTTTGGTGGCTTTTCAACCCCCCAAGCCCCCCTCCTGACACCCCCAAACTGCCCCCACCCCTCTGTAGGGTTGGTAGGATTCCATCCCCACCTTCCAGCCCCAAAAAGACTCACGGAGAGGTGGGGGAAGAGGGAACCATGGAGG
It encodes:
- the AAAS gene encoding aladin isoform X1: MCSLGLFPPPPPPGDLTLYEFNNGLVSGRLSPEPTPPPAHPAPCAQPAQGHPQGPWAPGAEHPPPLHPPPGIPLEAESERLEGPGLWGVLKEIATAEEEGLQWMKRGSSFTLAVCHWLSSLHGSLFPHLSLTSEDMIAAFSQAVDWTNCTIRAFSWHPHTSKFAVALLDDSIRVYNSTRSPPSPGVFRALLRRRLHRRLLQPPRCSPPTQSLSPSWDFKPASATSHPGAGLGTTQDMALDATSATIPSLKHRLQRNVAAMAWKPLCASILAVACQSCVLVWHLDPTSLSTRPSSGCAQVLSHPGHSPVTTLAWAPSGDRLLSASPMDTAMLVWDVSTENCVQLQWFGGGGVTFLSWSPDGSKVLAATPSAVFRVWEAQMWTCERWPTIKGRCQTGCWSPDGSRLLFSVLGEALIFSLSFSEYRGELQGQVGGSKRASIVADLSETSFETPYGEERIGGEVHSMVWDPTGERLAVIIRGPPNTPRSQVVVAVFRTRNSPIFELLPCGFLRGEEGAQPQLIAFHPSFKKGALLTVCWSTGKITHIPFFFISGHVPCGSPDVTVLPSASVREQPLFSEL
- the AAAS gene encoding aladin isoform X3, whose amino-acid sequence is MKRGSSFTLAVCHWLSSLHGSLFPHLSLTSEDMIAAFSQAVDWTNCTIRAFSWHPHTSKFAVALLDDSIRVYNSTRSPPSPGVFRALLRRRLHRRLLQPPRCSPPTQSLSPSWDFKPASATSHPGAGLGTTQDMALDATSATIPSLKHRLQRNVAAMAWKPLCASILAVACQSCVLVWHLDPTSLSTRPSSGCAQVLSHPGHSPVTTLAWAPSGDRLLSASPMDTAMLVWDVSTENCVQLQWFGGGGVTFLSWSPDGSKVLAATPSAVFRVWEAQMWTCERWPTIKGRCQTGCWSPDGSRLLFSVLGEALIFSLSFSEYRGELQGQVGGSKRASIVADLSETSFETPYGEERIGGEVHSMVWDPTGERLAVIIRGPPNTPRSQVVVAVFRTRNSPIFELLPCGFLRGEEGAQPQLIAFHPSFKKGALLTVCWSTGKITHIPFFFISGHVPCGSPDVTVLPSASVREQPLFSEL